The Flavobacterium faecale genomic sequence CAATATCATTTGATTTTCGGATTGAAAGAAGCAAGCTAACTTCAGAAACTGTCTTCCAATCCCTTTCAATTCCACTCCCGGATGCAAGTGTCCACAAAAGTTGAATAAGGCTATCGTTTCTTCGGGATGGTGTGTGAGTAAGAAGTCATCTATAACCATTTGTGGGAGTACTTTAATTTGCAAATCGGTATAATAGTCGCGACCAATCACGTCATGATTCCCTTCGATCAATACAAACGAACAATTAACTTGGTTCGAAATCCATTCTTCAAACATGTTCCATTCATTATTGATTTTGCTATGAAATAAATCACCCAAAAAAACCACCTTTTCTGGAGTATAGGTGGCTAATAAAACATCCAAATTAGCGAAATTCTCCTTAATTATTGCGGTGGGAATCGCGATACCATATTTCCTGAAATGCATTACTTTTCCGAAATGAACATCTGAGACCAAGAGGATTTTCTTTTCTACCCAATACATGGCGCCCAGATGGTGGAGTATAAAATTTTGTTTTCGAATCGTAATTTGCATTCTTTTCTAATTATACCTTCAAGTAACTCGCTGTCATTTTGGCTATGCGTTCGGCAAGGCTTTCACTTGACAATTTTTCTCGCAGTCTGTCTGTGATGATCGGAAAACTAAAAGGTGTTGGTTTTTGGCATTTTCGAATAATGATCTCCTGCGAATTGATGCGCTCGAGTGCTTGGCGCAGTCGACCCTCTTCTAACTGGTGTTCAAATGTTTCGATATATGCTTGTTGCAAAAGTAAGTTATCGGGTTCATAATCTCTAAAAACTTCAAACAATAACTGTGACCCATTTTGCAAATGCTTGGTTTTGATAAATTTACCAGGCATACCCGTAAACAATAAACCTGAAATAATGGCAATATCCCTAAATTTTCGTCTTGCCATTTCGGTAGCATTTAGACTTTGCTGTAAATCTTCATGCACGTAGGAGGTCGAAAACAAATTGTTATCTATCACCAACTGCAAATCAATTTCTTGATCAGATAGCAATTCAAATCCGTAATCATTGTATGCCAACGAAAAAGTAATAGGAGACAACAACGAAATGCGATAGGCCATAATACTCGCCAAAGCTTCATGTACAAAGCGCCCTTCAAACGGATAAAACAAAGTATGGTAGCCCTCGCGCGTTTTGAAGGTTTCGATTAAAAACTCATTTTCGTTTGGTATGCAGCTTTCTAACTTTTGTCTTGTAAAAACAGGCTCCAATGCTAGTAGCTCGGGCGAAAGCGAATTGTGATTTACAGCATATAATTCCTCACGAAGCAAGGTACTCATTTGGGCAGAAAATGCCATTCGGCCACCCATCCAACTTACTGTTTTGGCTGTTTTTTTGGGTCCTGCTTTTCGAACATAAACTTGCATATCCTTAATAGCATAAAACTCCAACTTTTTTCCGGCGAAGATAAAGATATCGCCTTTACGCAATTTGGCTGCAAACCACTCTTCGATAAAACCAATATAGCCGCCACTGACAAACTTTATATTCAAAACGGCATCACTCACAATGGTTCCAATTTGCATGCGGTGCTGCATTGCCGTTTTTCGACTATTAATTTTGTACAAGCTATTCTCGTCAATTTCGACTTTTTTGTATTCATCGTATTTTTCTAAACTTTGACTACCGTTGGTGATAAAATTCAGAATCCATTGCCAATTCTCTGGTGTAATACTCTGGAAACAGAAGGTCGCTTTGATTTCATCATAAATAATTTTTGAATCAAAACCATTCGATACCGCAAGTGTATTGAGATACTGAATCAAAACATCGTAACTGTTTAGGTACGGAATTCGGTCTTCGACTATTGCTTCTTTTGTTGCTCTTTTTAGGGCTGATGCTTCGATTAATTCCATGGCGTGCGTGGCCAAAAAATAAATGACGCTTTCTTTGCCCGGTTGGTGTCCACTCCTACCCGCACGCTGCAAAAATCGAGCAACACCTTTGGGGCTACCTACTTGGATAATGGTCTCAACAGGCGCAAAATCGACTCCCAAATCGAGACTTGAGGTACAAACGACTACTTTGAGTTCTTCGTTTTTTATAGCATTTTCGACCCAGGCTCGGGTCTCGCGTGCAATGCTCCCGTGATGCATCGCCATCTCGCCAGCAAACTCAGGATATTTATCTAATAAAGCTTGAAACCAGATTTCGCATTGTGACCTGGTGTTGGTAAAAATTAAGGTTGTTTTACTACCTCGGATGATCGTTGCAACTTCTTTTATAAGGTGTAGTCCCATGTGACCGCGCCAAGGGTATGAATCTACCTTTTCGGGCAAGATCGATTCTACTTTTATCTTTTTGTTAATCTTGGCTTTAATCAAAACCGAATTGTTCAACGCTTCGGTATTATGACCTAGCAAAACGGTTTGTGCTAGTTCGAGATTTCCAATCGTGGCAGATATGCCCCAAACTTTCATTTTCGGGGCAACTGTTTTCAAACGTGACAAGGAGAGTTCCATTTGCACGCCACGTTTTGTCCCCATAAGTTCGTGCCACTCATCAACTACAATAGCCGAGCAGGATTCAAAAATTTTATCGTATCCCTTGGTCGCAAGAAGTAATTGCAAACTTTCGGGTGTGGTAATTAGCAAATCGGGCATGTTATTTTTCTGCTTTGCGCGCTCTTGCGAGCTAGTGTCACCTGTGCGTACCCCAACAGTCATCAAGGTTCCAAGATCTGCCGCAACACGCTCAGCTGCTTGTTGTATATCTGCAGAAAGTGCTCTAAGGGGTGTGATCCAAATGGCCTTCAATCCCTTTTTATGCTTGAATTTATAATCCTTATTAGATCGTATGTATTGTAAAATGATCGGCAACCACAAAGCATAGGTTTTCCCGCTGCCTGTTGGGGCATTGAGCAAACCGTTCTTCCCTTGCAAAAAGGCTTCCCAGGTTTGCTTTTGAAACGGAAAAGCTTTCCAATCTTGTTTTAAAAACCAATTTTCTGCTATTTCTATCTGTTCTTTCCTTGTCATTTTCGCTAGATTATCATGTTTTTTAAATCATCAATGGAATTCGCATCTTCTATTTTTTTGTCTTGTCGCCATCTCAAAATTCTTGGAAATCGTGTAGCAACACCGCTTTTATGTCGGCTGGACAAGGC encodes the following:
- the pdeM gene encoding ligase-associated DNA damage response endonuclease PdeM; the protein is MQITIRKQNFILHHLGAMYWVEKKILLVSDVHFGKVMHFRKYGIAIPTAIIKENFANLDVLLATYTPEKVVFLGDLFHSKINNEWNMFEEWISNQVNCSFVLIEGNHDVIGRDYYTDLQIKVLPQMVIDDFLLTHHPEETIALFNFCGHLHPGVELKGIGRQFLKLACFFQSENQMILPAFGSFTGKYFIKPTTKNTIYAIADTTVFEIAKT
- a CDS encoding ligase-associated DNA damage response DEXH box helicase, with the protein product MTRKEQIEIAENWFLKQDWKAFPFQKQTWEAFLQGKNGLLNAPTGSGKTYALWLPIILQYIRSNKDYKFKHKKGLKAIWITPLRALSADIQQAAERVAADLGTLMTVGVRTGDTSSQERAKQKNNMPDLLITTPESLQLLLATKGYDKIFESCSAIVVDEWHELMGTKRGVQMELSLSRLKTVAPKMKVWGISATIGNLELAQTVLLGHNTEALNNSVLIKAKINKKIKVESILPEKVDSYPWRGHMGLHLIKEVATIIRGSKTTLIFTNTRSQCEIWFQALLDKYPEFAGEMAMHHGSIARETRAWVENAIKNEELKVVVCTSSLDLGVDFAPVETIIQVGSPKGVARFLQRAGRSGHQPGKESVIYFLATHAMELIEASALKRATKEAIVEDRIPYLNSYDVLIQYLNTLAVSNGFDSKIIYDEIKATFCFQSITPENWQWILNFITNGSQSLEKYDEYKKVEIDENSLYKINSRKTAMQHRMQIGTIVSDAVLNIKFVSGGYIGFIEEWFAAKLRKGDIFIFAGKKLEFYAIKDMQVYVRKAGPKKTAKTVSWMGGRMAFSAQMSTLLREELYAVNHNSLSPELLALEPVFTRQKLESCIPNENEFLIETFKTREGYHTLFYPFEGRFVHEALASIMAYRISLLSPITFSLAYNDYGFELLSDQEIDLQLVIDNNLFSTSYVHEDLQQSLNATEMARRKFRDIAIISGLLFTGMPGKFIKTKHLQNGSQLLFEVFRDYEPDNLLLQQAYIETFEHQLEEGRLRQALERINSQEIIIRKCQKPTPFSFPIITDRLREKLSSESLAERIAKMTASYLKV